Part of the Neisseria brasiliensis genome is shown below.
CCGTCTGAAAATCCGTTTGCAGCGTGATAAAGTCAACTTAAGCGAATTGAGTGAGTTGAAAAAGCTTTATGGCTTGCAACAGCGCGGCATCAGCGATGTGATTGGTGCTGAAGTGATTTCCAATGGTAAAGATCCACTTTCTGAAAAGCTGATTATCAACAAAGGCAGCAGCAACGGCGTGAAAAACGGTGACGCGGTTATCGATACCGAAGGCTTAATCGGTCAGGTCACTCAAGTGCAGATGAAAAGCTCGGAAATCAGTTTATTGTCTAGCAGTAAAACCATCGTGCCGGTGGTGGTGGAGCGTACCGGTGAACGCAGCTTGCTTTACGGCAGCGGCAGTAAATTGGATTTGCGTTATTTTCCGACGGCCTCTGATTTAAAGCCCAACGATATTTTGTTAACTTCAGGTTTGGATAGTGTGTATCCGGCCGGTATTCCGGTGGCAACGGTCAATCAAGTGGTGCGTGCTTCGGGTACGCCTTATTACGACACGACACTCACACCTTTTGCTGCGCTGCAAGGCAGCCGCTTTGTGCTGGTTTTGCCGCAACATATTTACGCGCCGACGGAACCTTAATTTCATGAACGAATTTGATGATTCTTTCCACGCTGTGCCGTTGAGTATGGTGGTTACCTTTATTGTGGCGATGCTGCTGGATTTCATGCCGTTTCCTTTCGACGTGTTTTTCTGGCTGCCGGAATTAACGGCTTTGACCTTGCTGTATTGGACCATGCAACGGCCGCAAGCTGTCGGTATGGGCGTGGCTTTTGTGGTTGGGCTTTTGGTTGATATCGGTACGGCCGCTTCTTTGGGCTTGCACGCCTTGTCTTATACGATAATGGTGTTTTTTGTGTTGAGCTATCATCGCCAAATTATGCTCTATGGTCATGTGATGCAGATTTTAGTGGTGCTGGCGGCTTTGTTGTGTAATCAAGCTTTGCTTGCTGCTGCGCGTTTGTTCCTAAGCCATCAAATCATTACTTGGCAAAGTTTTATTGCGCCATTTATCGGTGCACTGCTTTGGCCTTTGCTCAGCCAATTGATGCTG
Proteins encoded:
- the mreC gene encoding rod shape-determining protein MreC; protein product: MKQSSLRFDGDNNSRKPLFKLAVYVVLGIALMMLDSHFAAVQSIRQVGATILYPIQWLANQPVRLYQYVGNLSQSQAELLEQNRILQEENGRLKIRLQRDKVNLSELSELKKLYGLQQRGISDVIGAEVISNGKDPLSEKLIINKGSSNGVKNGDAVIDTEGLIGQVTQVQMKSSEISLLSSSKTIVPVVVERTGERSLLYGSGSKLDLRYFPTASDLKPNDILLTSGLDSVYPAGIPVATVNQVVRASGTPYYDTTLTPFAALQGSRFVLVLPQHIYAPTEP
- the mreD gene encoding rod shape-determining protein MreD, yielding MNEFDDSFHAVPLSMVVTFIVAMLLDFMPFPFDVFFWLPELTALTLLYWTMQRPQAVGMGVAFVVGLLVDIGTAASLGLHALSYTIMVFFVLSYHRQIMLYGHVMQILVVLAALLCNQALLAAARLFLSHQIITWQSFIAPFIGALLWPLLSQLMLILINFSRSRR